A genomic region of Desulfosarcina ovata subsp. ovata contains the following coding sequences:
- a CDS encoding CheR family methyltransferase — translation MGLNQIQGHEQYISLLRKNPEEVEALFRELLIGVTNFFRDPESFDALKYTVLPELFDKIPEDGTFRAWVPGCSTGEEVYSLAMIIREVLDKNPKRISVQLFGTDIDGFAIDKARAGLYPASIAADVSEERLKRFFIKEGDSFHIRREIRDFAVFSAQDLIKDPPFSRLHLLCCRNLLIYLDTEAQKKLLPLFHYTLRPDGVLMLGSSETIGSFANLFDVMDKKWKIFRRVEVPQELRQQIEFPSGPSTTDMALATNKLAPGEEPKVNFSLLTQKAILDQFAPTALLVDPRGHILYVQGRTGKYLETPSGPPTHNILDMARQGLRIELSSALRAARTSHQTVIRKRIGVKTNGDTQMITLHVSPQYVPKELAGRFLVVFEDVENPPVPGPQSGDQAIQKHEAARIIALEQELQNTRESHQTTIEELESSNEELKSTNEELQSSNEELQSTNEELESSKEELQSLNEELQTVNAELQSKVEELSAAHDDMRNLLNSTEIATVFVDNSLRVKRFTPQATAIINLIQTDIGRPLQHVATNLTYAGMISDLETVLKNLAPQRAEVQTNSGDWFKMRIIPYRTTDNRIDGAVLTFTTINEEKQAQEVLTTSKTELEQAWQLVRDIFDMNEEPMAVLDAKGRIVLANAAFSDLMKLPDEKIAGLDVLDIKNGLLAATDLKTRLMDAAEKKRDFTITASEITQADRANKYFINGRIIRTDDGEEEAYRILLQFVKEK, via the coding sequence ATGGGCCTCAACCAGATCCAGGGCCACGAACAATACATCAGCCTGCTGCGTAAAAATCCCGAGGAAGTCGAAGCCCTGTTCCGCGAGTTGCTCATCGGGGTGACCAATTTTTTCCGCGACCCGGAGTCCTTCGACGCCCTTAAATATACGGTTCTGCCCGAGCTGTTCGATAAAATTCCGGAAGACGGCACCTTCCGGGCCTGGGTTCCGGGCTGCTCCACGGGCGAGGAGGTCTACTCCCTGGCCATGATCATCCGGGAGGTGCTGGACAAGAACCCCAAGCGCATCAGCGTGCAATTGTTCGGCACGGATATCGACGGTTTCGCCATCGACAAAGCCAGGGCCGGCCTCTACCCGGCCAGCATCGCCGCCGACGTGAGCGAAGAGCGCCTGAAACGGTTTTTCATCAAGGAGGGAGATTCGTTTCATATCCGTCGGGAGATCCGGGATTTCGCCGTTTTCTCGGCCCAGGACCTGATCAAGGATCCGCCCTTTTCCCGGCTGCACCTGCTCTGCTGCCGCAATCTGCTGATCTACCTAGACACCGAGGCCCAGAAAAAGCTGCTGCCCCTGTTCCACTATACCCTGCGCCCCGACGGCGTCCTGATGCTGGGTTCTTCCGAAACCATCGGCAGTTTCGCCAACCTGTTCGACGTCATGGACAAGAAGTGGAAGATCTTCCGGCGGGTCGAGGTGCCCCAGGAGCTGCGCCAGCAGATCGAATTTCCCAGCGGCCCGTCCACCACCGACATGGCCCTGGCCACCAACAAGCTGGCGCCGGGAGAGGAGCCCAAGGTCAACTTTTCCCTGCTCACCCAAAAGGCCATTCTCGACCAGTTTGCGCCCACCGCCCTTTTGGTGGACCCCAGAGGCCATATTTTGTACGTTCAGGGCCGCACCGGCAAATATCTCGAGACCCCCAGCGGCCCGCCCACCCACAACATCCTGGACATGGCCCGGCAGGGGCTGCGCATCGAGCTCTCCTCGGCCCTGCGGGCGGCCAGGACCTCCCATCAAACCGTGATCCGCAAGAGAATCGGTGTCAAAACCAATGGCGACACACAAATGATCACTCTGCATGTCAGCCCCCAGTATGTCCCCAAGGAACTGGCCGGCCGCTTCCTGGTGGTTTTCGAGGACGTGGAAAACCCGCCAGTACCCGGGCCCCAGAGCGGTGACCAGGCCATTCAGAAACACGAGGCCGCACGTATCATCGCCCTGGAGCAGGAGCTGCAAAACACCCGGGAAAGCCACCAGACCACCATCGAGGAACTGGAATCTTCCAACGAGGAACTCAAATCCACCAACGAAGAACTGCAATCCTCCAACGAGGAACTGCAATCCACCAACGAGGAGTTGGAATCTTCCAAGGAGGAGCTGCAATCGCTCAACGAGGAGCTGCAGACGGTCAACGCCGAACTCCAGAGCAAGGTGGAAGAGTTGTCCGCGGCCCATGACGATATGCGCAACCTGCTCAACAGCACCGAGATAGCAACTGTTTTCGTGGACAACAGCCTGCGGGTCAAGCGGTTCACTCCCCAGGCGACCGCCATCATCAACCTGATCCAGACCGACATCGGGCGTCCCCTGCAGCATGTGGCCACCAACCTGACCTACGCAGGCATGATCAGCGACCTGGAAACGGTCCTGAAGAACCTGGCCCCACAAAGAGCCGAGGTGCAAACCAACAGTGGGGACTGGTTCAAAATGCGCATCATCCCCTATCGCACCACGGACAACCGCATCGACGGCGCCGTACTCACCTTCACCACCATCAATGAGGAAAAGCAGGCCCAGGAGGTCCTGACCACGTCAAAAACAGAGCTGGAACAGGCCTGGCAACTGGTGCGCGATATTTTTGACATGAACGAAGAACCCATGGCCGTGCTGGACGCCAAAGGCAGGATCGTTTTGGCCAATGCGGCCTTTTCCGATTTGATGAAACTGCCCGATGAAAAAATCGCCGGCCTTGACGTCCTTGACATCAAAAACGGTTTGCTGGCCGCAACCGATTTGAAGACCCGCCTGATGGACGCGGCTGAAAAAAAGAGGGATTTCACCATCACCGCCAGCGAGATCACCCAGGCCGACAGGGCCAATAAGTATTTCATCAACGGACGGATCATCCGCACCGACGACGGAGAGGAGGAGGCCTACCGGATTTTATTGCAATTTGTCAAAGAGAAATAA
- a CDS encoding vWA domain-containing protein, with the protein MSPTKKSLLTIIGLIIGTTAALTAMAARETDTPPTPTQGTAASGAGLSVSGEVVQEKVLKGGDGRVTVALSLAADRLAQEGQSPAPAADLVIVLDRSGSMDGRKLDDARQAVIQLLDRLGPDDRLALVTYSDGVQTPSPLIPITAANHRQLRALVNTVMAGGGTNLGGGMKQGIHLLLQTPGAERQRKVILISDGLANQGITDPTALGRMASAAVENRFSISTVGVGLDFNEMLMTAIADHGAGSYHFLENPQAFAKVFEAELSASRQVAAADVKIRIPLEPGVQLIGAGGYPIRHENGAAVVHPGDLLSGQQRTLFLTFQVPTTSEQKINLGRLQTEYTVEGQPHKITLPRPLTIACVADEAAVMASIKKETWADQVVQEEFNQLKEAVAADIRDGKKARAEQRIQAYTTKQASINRVVGSGKVSENLDSDVSALRKSVADTFAGPPAAVAEKKKQVSKSLQYESYQKRRDKK; encoded by the coding sequence ATGTCCCCCACCAAAAAAAGTCTTTTGACCATTATCGGCCTGATCATCGGTACCACGGCGGCATTGACCGCCATGGCGGCAAGGGAGACCGACACCCCACCAACGCCGACCCAAGGCACAGCCGCCAGTGGCGCCGGCCTTTCGGTTTCCGGAGAAGTGGTTCAGGAAAAGGTGCTCAAGGGGGGTGATGGTCGCGTCACCGTGGCCCTCAGCCTTGCCGCGGACCGCCTTGCCCAGGAGGGGCAATCGCCGGCGCCAGCCGCCGACCTGGTTATCGTCCTGGACCGCAGCGGTTCCATGGATGGCCGGAAACTCGACGACGCGCGCCAGGCAGTGATCCAACTGCTGGACCGGCTCGGTCCCGACGATCGCCTGGCCCTGGTGACCTATTCCGATGGCGTTCAGACGCCCTCTCCCCTGATTCCCATCACGGCCGCCAACCACCGGCAGTTGCGCGCACTGGTCAACACCGTCATGGCTGGCGGCGGAACCAACCTGGGCGGCGGGATGAAGCAGGGCATCCATCTCCTGCTGCAGACACCGGGTGCTGAACGGCAACGCAAGGTGATCCTTATCTCCGACGGGCTGGCCAACCAAGGAATTACCGATCCGACCGCACTGGGGCGCATGGCATCGGCTGCCGTGGAGAACCGGTTTTCCATCAGCACCGTGGGTGTCGGCCTCGACTTCAATGAAATGCTGATGACGGCCATCGCCGACCATGGTGCCGGCAGTTATCATTTTCTGGAGAATCCCCAGGCCTTTGCCAAGGTGTTCGAGGCCGAGCTGTCGGCCAGCCGTCAGGTGGCCGCCGCCGATGTCAAAATCCGCATTCCCCTGGAACCGGGTGTCCAATTGATCGGTGCCGGAGGCTACCCGATCCGTCATGAAAATGGGGCGGCCGTGGTCCACCCCGGCGACCTTCTTTCCGGCCAGCAGCGGACCCTTTTCCTCACCTTTCAAGTCCCCACGACCAGTGAACAGAAAATCAACCTGGGCCGACTCCAGACCGAATATACGGTGGAAGGCCAGCCGCATAAGATCACCCTGCCCCGACCGCTCACGATCGCCTGTGTGGCCGACGAGGCAGCGGTCATGGCCAGCATCAAAAAAGAGACCTGGGCCGATCAGGTGGTCCAGGAGGAGTTCAACCAGCTCAAGGAAGCCGTGGCCGCTGATATCCGCGATGGCAAAAAGGCCCGCGCCGAGCAGCGCATTCAAGCTTACACCACCAAACAGGCCTCCATCAACCGTGTCGTCGGCTCCGGCAAAGTGTCCGAAAACCTGGACAGCGATGTAAGCGCCTTACGCAAAAGCGTTGCCGACACCTTCGCCGGACCGCCGGCGGCCGTTGCCGAGAAAAAGAAACAGGTCTCCAAATCCCTGCAGTACGAAAGCTATCAGAAACGAAGAGACAAAAAATAA
- a CDS encoding two-component system sensor histidine kinase NtrB, whose amino-acid sequence MLKPFHKVGERMHPSHNPGNKFDRLRRQAEKLIQRNQQQDIHSPEDLLELIHELRIHQVELEIQNEELKRAQQELSDLHQAYERLYEFAPCGYVTLNPLGIITRVNLTGVILLSAPKPSLLGSAMSHYIATGWQDTFWDTCHTAARTGEKQRLEMQLKSRSDPPFWARADITADRDENGVAVQWRVVLTDISREKEIEEEKQQMAENLHQIQKMETLGTLAGGVAHDFNNILAIILGNYELINAKISEESPLKNKLERIRLAATRAKEVVRQLLTFARKDDIRQAVLNIADVVRETLPLIRSILPANITIQEHLASDIAPIFGNSTQIHQIIINLCTNAADAMLPMGGQIIVKVGNITLDKAAAGRHARLQPGSYVKLVVADTGCGMDANTRERIFDPYYTTKPFGKGTGIGLAVVHGIVEQHNGEIAVESNVDQGTIFTVFFPAFSGPVPDREKRPTNVGAGLYHGRSG is encoded by the coding sequence ATGCTGAAACCATTCCATAAGGTCGGTGAACGAATGCATCCTTCTCACAACCCGGGCAACAAATTCGACAGACTGCGCCGGCAGGCGGAAAAACTCATCCAGCGCAACCAACAGCAGGATATTCACTCCCCTGAGGATCTCCTTGAACTGATCCACGAACTTCGAATTCACCAGGTCGAACTGGAAATTCAAAACGAAGAGCTCAAGCGGGCGCAACAGGAACTTTCCGACTTACACCAAGCATACGAACGGCTTTACGAGTTCGCGCCATGCGGTTATGTCACCCTCAATCCGTTGGGTATCATCACCCGCGTCAACCTGACCGGCGTCATTCTGCTGAGCGCGCCAAAGCCGTCTTTATTAGGGTCGGCCATGAGCCATTACATCGCCACCGGCTGGCAAGATACCTTTTGGGACACTTGCCACACCGCCGCTCGAACCGGTGAGAAACAGCGTCTGGAAATGCAACTGAAAAGCAGATCGGACCCACCGTTCTGGGCGCGGGCCGATATCACGGCCGACCGGGACGAGAACGGGGTGGCCGTCCAGTGGCGTGTGGTACTGACAGACATCAGCCGCGAAAAAGAAATTGAAGAAGAAAAACAACAGATGGCGGAGAATCTGCACCAAATCCAAAAGATGGAGACCCTCGGCACCCTTGCAGGCGGTGTAGCCCATGATTTCAATAACATCCTTGCCATCATCCTTGGCAACTACGAGCTGATAAACGCTAAAATTTCCGAAGAGAGCCCGCTGAAAAACAAACTGGAGAGAATCCGATTGGCTGCCACGCGGGCCAAGGAAGTGGTTCGCCAATTGCTGACCTTTGCCCGAAAGGACGACATCCGGCAGGCGGTTTTGAACATCGCCGATGTGGTTCGGGAAACGTTGCCCCTGATTCGGTCCATTTTACCCGCCAACATCACGATCCAGGAGCACCTGGCATCAGATATCGCGCCCATTTTCGGCAACAGCACCCAGATCCATCAGATAATAATCAACCTTTGCACCAACGCGGCCGATGCCATGCTGCCCATGGGCGGGCAGATTATCGTCAAGGTGGGAAACATCACTCTCGATAAAGCCGCTGCCGGACGCCATGCCCGTCTGCAACCCGGCTCATATGTCAAGCTGGTGGTGGCCGACACCGGCTGCGGCATGGACGCCAATACACGCGAACGCATTTTTGATCCCTATTACACCACCAAACCATTCGGCAAGGGCACGGGCATCGGGTTGGCGGTGGTCCATGGCATTGTGGAGCAACACAACGGCGAGATCGCTGTGGAAAGCAACGTGGACCAGGGAACGATTTTTACCGTTTTTTTTCCTGCTTTTTCAGGTCCAGTGCCGGATAGGGAAAAACGGCCTACCAATGTGGGTGCGGGCCTATATCACGGCCGATCGGGATGA
- a CDS encoding PspA/IM30 family protein — MSIMTRLLRLCKADVHGVMDQLEDKGLLLRQYLREMEASLDHKSRQLAGLTERKERLQSQMACHAEEIQNIEPDLNLALEKAKDDIARMLIRRRRTLEATVRHLDEQLATLTREKTGLNEILSQQQLQFEALKTKADRYCQRSEDGCFEQSARDFPIAVYPAEASDEAIELELLRRKTAMQKGDTP, encoded by the coding sequence ATGAGCATCATGACCCGCCTGTTGAGGCTTTGCAAAGCCGACGTCCATGGCGTCATGGACCAGCTTGAGGACAAGGGGCTGCTTCTCCGGCAGTACCTGAGAGAGATGGAAGCCAGCCTCGATCATAAGTCCCGGCAACTGGCCGGCCTAACCGAGCGTAAAGAGCGCCTGCAATCACAAATGGCCTGCCACGCCGAGGAGATCCAGAACATCGAGCCGGACCTGAATCTGGCCCTGGAGAAGGCCAAGGACGACATCGCCCGCATGCTGATCCGCCGGCGCCGCACCCTTGAAGCCACCGTGCGACATCTGGACGAACAGTTGGCCACCCTGACCCGCGAGAAAACCGGGCTGAACGAAATCCTGTCTCAGCAGCAGCTTCAGTTCGAAGCCCTCAAAACCAAGGCCGACCGCTATTGCCAACGGTCAGAAGACGGCTGCTTCGAGCAGTCGGCCCGGGATTTTCCCATTGCCGTCTATCCTGCCGAGGCCAGCGATGAAGCCATTGAGCTGGAACTCTTGCGGCGCAAAACGGCCATGCAGAAGGGAGACACCCCATGA
- a CDS encoding sensor histidine kinase, protein MELNRLTRQADTDMRQQLMRLAAFTGDYIEKMRNLAYTLNPPALHRGGLLPALNVLAKDMQTQHGLTVVLRNQAGAEPASSVLSSIVYRSIRELLLNVIKHAGVNEALVEVRSQDNRIRISVTDKGKGFDYPAIRNCKGCKPGFGLYSIEDRMMFIGGTMQITTKPGKGSSIVLTVPRDIIRFSRQPKKPTRSVIGKQSIASEPFGL, encoded by the coding sequence ATGGAGCTTAACCGGCTGACCCGTCAGGCAGACACCGACATGAGGCAACAGCTTATGCGACTGGCGGCGTTCACGGGTGACTATATTGAGAAAATGCGCAATCTCGCCTATACACTCAACCCGCCCGCCCTGCATCGCGGCGGCCTGCTGCCGGCTCTCAATGTACTGGCCAAGGATATGCAGACCCAGCATGGGTTGACGGTGGTCCTGCGCAACCAAGCCGGGGCCGAACCGGCATCGTCTGTACTCTCTTCGATTGTGTACCGTTCGATCAGAGAGTTGCTGTTAAATGTGATCAAACATGCCGGTGTGAACGAAGCGCTGGTTGAAGTCCGCAGCCAAGACAATCGAATTCGGATTAGCGTGACAGATAAAGGCAAAGGATTTGATTACCCTGCGATCAGGAACTGCAAGGGCTGTAAACCGGGGTTTGGGCTGTATAGCATCGAGGACCGCATGATGTTTATCGGCGGCACCATGCAGATCACGACCAAACCCGGCAAAGGCAGTAGTATTGTTCTGACGGTGCCCAGAGATATCATCCGATTCAGCCGCCAACCTAAAAAGCCGACCCGGTCTGTCATCGGGAAGCAATCAATTGCGTCTGAACCATTCGGGTTATGA
- a CDS encoding NTP transferase domain-containing protein: protein MTQTDNDRKVASIIMAAGRGSRMKGYDGNKTLLPLVPEASLFEGRQPIILHLFEQLPQGPKALIVNHRKDDVVRLTAETGAVYIDQPVLNGTGGAILAAAGFVDAAPAEQVVITMGDVPFVNGSSYATLVAGLATNDLMILGFSPADKKQYGVLEIADGQVRKITEWKYWREYPAGRQAELTVCNSGIYAVRRESLAHYLPILASRPQIVQKEVDGRLTDIEEFFFTDLIEYMVQDGRPVSYHVVDDEVETMGIDDVDALQKAQAIYSARIR, encoded by the coding sequence ATGACGCAGACGGACAATGACCGTAAAGTGGCTTCCATCATCATGGCTGCCGGCCGGGGCAGCCGGATGAAAGGATATGACGGTAACAAAACCCTCCTGCCGCTGGTTCCCGAAGCCAGCCTGTTTGAGGGACGGCAGCCCATCATCCTGCATCTTTTCGAACAGCTTCCCCAAGGCCCCAAGGCCCTGATCGTCAACCACCGCAAGGATGATGTGGTGCGCCTGACCGCAGAGACCGGTGCCGTCTATATCGATCAGCCGGTGCTCAACGGCACCGGCGGTGCCATCCTGGCGGCCGCCGGTTTCGTGGATGCCGCCCCCGCCGAGCAGGTGGTGATCACCATGGGCGACGTTCCGTTTGTCAACGGTTCGAGCTACGCGACCCTGGTGGCGGGTTTGGCCACCAACGACCTGATGATCCTCGGTTTCTCGCCGGCCGACAAAAAACAGTACGGTGTGCTGGAGATTGCCGACGGTCAGGTCAGGAAAATCACCGAGTGGAAATACTGGCGGGAGTATCCCGCCGGACGCCAGGCGGAACTGACCGTCTGCAATTCGGGTATCTATGCGGTCCGTCGTGAGTCCCTGGCCCATTACCTGCCCATTCTGGCGTCACGTCCGCAGATCGTTCAAAAAGAGGTTGACGGGCGCCTGACCGACATCGAGGAGTTCTTTTTCACCGACCTGATCGAATATATGGTTCAGGACGGCCGGCCGGTGAGCTATCATGTGGTCGACGACGAGGTCGAGACCATGGGAATCGACGATGTGGATGCCCTGCAAAAGGCCCAGGCGATCTATTCCGCCAGGATCCGATGA
- a CDS encoding response regulator transcription factor yields the protein MAQPKATVLVVEDDPAISRGLCDVLVFNGYAAHGVADGTDGCRMALSGAYDLVLLDVMLPGMDGFAICREVRRQRPTQPVIILTAKGSEDDVVTGFGAGADDYVSKPFSLRELMVRVEAVLRRSGKPVGDEQIHIGGIRFDGANLQAFAGDRSEPLTRREMDIIVYLFRHQDRIVSKAELLTDVWHYTDPAVETRTVDIHILKLRKKIVTLTGGAELIHTVRGQGYRLEADR from the coding sequence ATGGCGCAGCCAAAAGCCACGGTGTTGGTGGTGGAAGACGACCCGGCCATTTCCCGGGGCCTATGTGATGTGCTGGTGTTCAACGGCTACGCGGCCCATGGGGTTGCCGACGGAACCGACGGATGCCGGATGGCCTTGAGCGGCGCGTATGACCTGGTGCTCCTAGATGTGATGCTGCCCGGGATGGACGGCTTTGCCATCTGCCGCGAGGTCCGCCGGCAGCGGCCGACCCAGCCGGTGATCATTCTTACGGCCAAGGGTTCCGAGGACGATGTGGTGACCGGCTTTGGCGCCGGCGCCGACGATTATGTGAGCAAGCCCTTTTCCTTGCGGGAACTGATGGTGCGGGTGGAGGCGGTGCTGCGGCGCAGCGGCAAGCCGGTGGGCGACGAGCAGATCCACATCGGTGGCATCCGCTTTGACGGCGCCAACCTGCAGGCGTTTGCCGGAGACCGCAGTGAACCCCTGACGCGGCGGGAGATGGACATCATCGTTTACCTGTTTCGCCACCAGGATCGCATCGTTTCCAAGGCGGAACTGCTCACCGATGTGTGGCATTACACCGACCCGGCGGTGGAGACGCGGACCGTGGATATCCACATTCTCAAACTGAGGAAAAAGATCGTCACCCTGACCGGCGGCGCGGAATTGATCCATACGGTCCGTGGTCAGGGCTATCGCCTGGAGGCCGATCGGTGA
- a CDS encoding D-alanine--D-alanine ligase, translating into MSLTIGLTYDLRSAYLAEGFTEEATAEFDRDDTVAAIESTLQSLGHRTERIGHGRQLAEALVAGRRWDLVFNIAEGMYGIGREAQVPALLDMYRIPYTFSDPLVMSLTLHKGMTKHVIRDAGVPTSEFLVAETASDARAVGFAAPYFVKPVAEGTGKGVTPDSIVRNRSDLEAVCLRLIETFRQPVIVEPYLPGREFTTGIVGTGPNARAIGTIEVHLLETAEAGVYSYVNKEECESRVLYRLVRPSDDPVVAAAESVALAAWRALGCRDAGRIDLRCNHDGHPQFIEVNPLAGIHPEHSDLPIICNHLGIAYRDLIGWIVDSAATRI; encoded by the coding sequence ATGTCCCTGACCATCGGACTGACCTATGACCTGCGCTCGGCCTATCTGGCCGAGGGTTTCACCGAAGAAGCGACCGCCGAATTCGATCGTGACGATACGGTGGCGGCCATCGAATCGACCCTCCAGTCACTGGGCCACCGTACCGAACGCATCGGCCACGGCCGCCAACTGGCTGAGGCCCTGGTGGCCGGCCGGCGCTGGGACCTGGTCTTCAACATCGCCGAAGGCATGTACGGGATCGGCCGGGAAGCCCAGGTGCCGGCGCTTCTGGATATGTACCGGATTCCCTACACCTTTTCGGACCCGCTGGTGATGAGCCTGACCCTGCATAAGGGTATGACCAAACACGTCATCCGCGACGCCGGTGTGCCGACCAGCGAATTTCTGGTGGCCGAAACCGCATCCGATGCCCGTGCGGTCGGCTTCGCAGCGCCCTATTTCGTCAAACCGGTGGCCGAGGGAACCGGCAAGGGGGTCACGCCGGACTCCATCGTGCGCAACCGCAGCGACCTCGAAGCGGTTTGCCTGCGCCTGATCGAGACCTTCCGGCAACCGGTGATCGTCGAGCCCTATCTTCCCGGCCGCGAGTTCACCACCGGCATCGTCGGTACGGGTCCAAACGCCCGGGCGATCGGTACCATCGAGGTGCATCTTCTGGAAACGGCCGAGGCCGGAGTCTATTCCTACGTCAACAAGGAGGAGTGCGAATCGCGCGTTCTTTACCGACTGGTGCGGCCGTCTGACGACCCGGTGGTGGCGGCGGCCGAGTCCGTGGCCCTGGCTGCCTGGCGCGCCCTGGGCTGCCGGGATGCCGGGCGCATCGATCTGCGCTGCAACCACGACGGCCATCCCCAGTTCATCGAGGTAAATCCCTTGGCCGGCATTCATCCGGAACATTCGGACCTGCCGATCATCTGCAACCACCTGGGCATCGCCTACCGCGACCTGATCGGCTGGATCGTCGATTCGGCGGCCACCCGCATCTGA
- a CDS encoding KamA family radical SAM protein, with product MHVTIKKNEQQISVPSAAAQEGDDEPPDPGSCLAGTPALSIPKRAGRIVRFPTHRAGILNPAVRSFRKKHFPGITTKLWNDWQWQTSHRIRSLNQLEKMIVLSDVERAAFEQSGTTLPLGITPYYMSLVSPDNPDQPIRRTVIPTIHETVHTTGEADDPLGEDAMSPVPGLVHRYPDRVLLLLSDFCSTYCRYCTRSRVVGHGAIHPSRNRLERAFAYIEQTPAVRDVLISGGDPLMLGEEKLAWVLSRLRQIPHVEIVRIGTKVPAVLPQRITARLVRMLRQFHPLWMSLHFTHPDECTPEASRACAMLADAGIPLGSQTVLLKGVNDNLETMRELVHKLLKMRVRPYYLYQCDPITGSAHFRTPVETGLSIIRGLRGFTSGYALPTYVIDAPGGGGKIPLMPDYVVGREDDALILRNYENKHYRYPEPCNR from the coding sequence ATGCACGTCACCATTAAAAAGAACGAACAGCAGATTTCCGTTCCGTCAGCGGCCGCCCAGGAAGGGGATGACGAACCTCCCGACCCCGGCTCTTGCCTGGCGGGAACGCCCGCCCTATCCATCCCCAAACGTGCCGGACGCATTGTCCGGTTTCCCACCCATCGCGCCGGAATTCTCAACCCGGCAGTCAGATCGTTCCGCAAGAAGCATTTTCCCGGCATCACCACCAAACTCTGGAACGACTGGCAGTGGCAGACCAGCCACCGTATCCGCAGCCTGAACCAGTTGGAGAAGATGATCGTGCTCTCTGACGTGGAGCGGGCAGCCTTTGAGCAGTCCGGGACCACCCTGCCGCTGGGAATTACGCCCTATTACATGAGTCTGGTTTCACCGGACAATCCGGATCAGCCCATCCGGCGCACGGTGATTCCAACCATACACGAGACCGTGCATACCACCGGTGAAGCCGACGATCCGCTGGGCGAGGATGCCATGAGCCCGGTGCCGGGCCTGGTGCATCGCTACCCGGACCGTGTGCTCTTGCTCTTGTCTGACTTCTGCTCCACCTATTGCCGTTACTGCACGCGCTCACGGGTGGTCGGCCATGGCGCCATCCACCCCAGCCGTAACCGGCTGGAGCGTGCCTTCGCCTACATCGAGCAGACGCCTGCCGTGAGGGATGTGCTGATCTCCGGCGGTGACCCGCTGATGCTCGGTGAGGAGAAACTCGCCTGGGTACTTTCACGGCTGCGTCAGATCCCCCATGTGGAGATCGTGCGCATCGGAACCAAGGTGCCGGCCGTACTGCCCCAGCGTATCACGGCGCGCCTGGTGCGCATGCTGCGTCAGTTTCACCCGTTGTGGATGAGCCTGCACTTCACCCACCCGGACGAGTGTACGCCCGAGGCCTCGCGCGCCTGCGCCATGCTGGCCGATGCGGGAATCCCCCTGGGTTCCCAGACCGTGCTGCTCAAAGGCGTCAACGACAACCTGGAGACCATGCGCGAGCTCGTGCACAAACTGCTCAAGATGCGCGTGCGCCCCTACTATCTGTATCAGTGCGATCCGATCACCGGTTCCGCCCATTTTCGTACGCCCGTTGAGACCGGCCTTTCGATCATCCGCGGCCTGCGCGGATTCACCAGCGGGTACGCCTTGCCCACCTATGTGATCGACGCTCCCGGCGGTGGCGGCAAGATTCCGCTGATGCCCGACTATGTGGTCGGCCGCGAAGACGATGCCCTGATATTGAGAAATTACGAGAACAAGCACTACCGCTACCCCGAACCCTGCAACCGCTGA